The following are encoded in a window of Mycobacteriales bacterium genomic DNA:
- the acs gene encoding acetate--CoA ligase codes for MSDATLSNLLTENRHFDPPAELAAHANVTAAAYDAAAGDRVAFWEEQARRLHWHQPWETALEWEVPYARWFVGGRLNVAYNCLDHHVLAGRGDKVAFHWEGEPGDTRTVTYADLLREVSRCANALTELGVAAGDRVAIYMPMIPETVVAMLACARLGAPHSVVFGGFSAEALSGRINDADARVVITADGGWRRGNVAPLKPAVDEALESCPQVRTVLVVRRTGNDVAWTEDRDVWWHDVVDRQPDTHEAAAFDSEHPLYILYTSGTTAKPKGILHTTGGYLTQVAWTHHAVFDLKPDTDVYWCAADIGWVTGHSYIVYGPLANGATSVMYEGLPDFPDKDRWWATIAKYGVTILYCAPTAIRTFMKWGEEYPGRHDLTSLRLLGSVGEPINPEAWIWYRRVIGGDRCPVVDTWWQTETGAIMISPLPGVTSAKPGAAMRPLPGIGAEVVDNAGNAVPPGGGGYLTLTEPWPSMLRGVWGDDERYRETYWSRYPGRYFAGDAAKLDDDGDVWLLGRVDDVMNVSGHRISTTEVEHALVGHPSVAEAAVVGATDATTGQGIVAFVTVKGGTDDGAALAADLRGHVAKEIGPIAKPRQIIFTPDLPKTRSGKIMRRLLRDVAESRPLGDVTTLADPTVVEAIGERMKTAPPED; via the coding sequence ATGAGCGACGCAACGCTGTCGAACCTCCTCACCGAGAACCGTCACTTCGACCCGCCCGCGGAGCTGGCCGCCCACGCCAACGTCACCGCCGCCGCGTACGACGCCGCGGCCGGCGACCGGGTGGCGTTCTGGGAGGAACAGGCGCGCCGCCTGCACTGGCACCAGCCGTGGGAGACGGCGCTGGAGTGGGAGGTGCCGTACGCGAGGTGGTTCGTCGGCGGCCGCCTCAACGTCGCCTACAACTGCCTGGACCACCACGTGCTGGCCGGGCGCGGCGACAAGGTGGCGTTCCACTGGGAGGGCGAGCCGGGGGACACGCGGACCGTCACCTACGCCGACCTGCTGCGCGAGGTCAGCAGGTGCGCCAACGCGCTGACCGAGCTCGGCGTCGCCGCCGGGGACCGGGTCGCGATCTACATGCCGATGATCCCGGAGACGGTCGTCGCGATGCTCGCCTGCGCGCGGCTCGGGGCGCCGCACTCGGTGGTGTTCGGCGGGTTCTCCGCGGAGGCGCTGTCCGGGCGGATCAACGACGCCGACGCGCGCGTGGTCATCACCGCCGACGGCGGCTGGCGCCGCGGCAACGTCGCGCCGTTGAAGCCGGCCGTGGACGAGGCGCTGGAGTCGTGCCCGCAGGTGCGCACCGTGCTCGTCGTGCGCCGCACCGGCAACGACGTCGCCTGGACGGAGGACCGCGACGTCTGGTGGCACGACGTGGTCGACCGCCAGCCGGACACGCACGAGGCGGCGGCGTTCGACAGCGAGCACCCGCTCTACATCCTCTACACGTCGGGCACGACCGCGAAGCCGAAGGGCATCCTGCACACGACCGGCGGCTACCTCACCCAGGTCGCCTGGACCCACCACGCGGTCTTCGACCTCAAGCCGGACACCGACGTCTACTGGTGCGCCGCCGACATCGGCTGGGTCACCGGCCACTCGTACATCGTGTACGGGCCGCTCGCCAACGGCGCCACCTCCGTCATGTACGAGGGCCTCCCGGACTTCCCGGACAAGGACCGCTGGTGGGCGACGATCGCGAAGTACGGCGTGACGATCCTGTACTGCGCGCCGACGGCGATCCGCACGTTCATGAAGTGGGGCGAGGAGTACCCGGGCCGCCACGACCTGACGTCGTTGCGGCTGCTCGGCAGCGTCGGGGAGCCGATCAACCCGGAGGCGTGGATCTGGTACCGCCGCGTCATCGGTGGCGACCGGTGCCCGGTCGTGGACACCTGGTGGCAGACCGAGACCGGCGCCATCATGATCAGCCCGCTCCCGGGCGTGACGAGCGCCAAGCCGGGCGCGGCGATGCGCCCGCTGCCGGGGATCGGCGCCGAGGTGGTCGACAACGCCGGCAACGCCGTCCCGCCCGGCGGCGGCGGGTACCTCACGCTGACCGAGCCGTGGCCGTCGATGCTGCGCGGCGTGTGGGGCGACGACGAGCGGTATCGGGAGACGTACTGGTCGCGCTACCCGGGGCGCTACTTCGCCGGCGACGCCGCCAAGCTCGACGACGACGGCGACGTCTGGCTGCTCGGCCGGGTCGACGACGTGATGAACGTCTCCGGCCACCGCATCTCCACCACCGAGGTCGAGCACGCGCTCGTCGGCCACCCGTCCGTCGCCGAGGCGGCCGTGGTCGGCGCGACCGACGCGACGACCGGCCAGGGGATCGTGGCGTTCGTCACGGTGAAGGGCGGGACCGACGACGGCGCCGCGCTCGCCGCCGACCTGCGCGGGCACGTGGCCAAGGAGATCGGGCCGATCGCCAAGCCGCGGCAGATCATCTTCACGCCGGACCTGCCGAAGACGCGGTCCGGCAAGATCATGCGCCGGCTGCTCCGCGACGTCGCCGAGTCGCGGCCGCTCGGCGACGTGACCACGCTCGCCGACCCGACCGTGGTCGAGGCGATCGGCGAGCGGATGAAGACCGCGCCGCCGGAGGACTGA
- a CDS encoding adenylate/guanylate cyclase domain-containing protein, with amino-acid sequence MVFCDLRGFTRFAGSTEPEDVAEVLGAYYGVLGEQVRAFAATVGTFAGDGIMAYFNDPVPCPDPPGRALDLACALRPPLDALVERWRRQGWDLGYGVGVAYGYATLGTIGFEGRYDYTAVGTVVNLAARLCGEAAAGEVLVDERTFDAVRERVSAERLALDVKGYDLPVTAYRVRV; translated from the coding sequence GTGGTGTTCTGCGACCTGCGCGGCTTCACGCGCTTCGCCGGGTCGACCGAGCCGGAGGACGTGGCCGAGGTGCTCGGCGCGTACTACGGCGTGCTCGGCGAGCAGGTGCGGGCGTTCGCGGCGACCGTCGGGACGTTCGCGGGCGACGGGATCATGGCCTACTTCAACGACCCCGTCCCCTGCCCCGACCCGCCGGGCCGCGCGCTCGACCTGGCCTGCGCGCTGCGCCCGCCGCTCGACGCGCTGGTCGAGCGCTGGCGGCGGCAGGGGTGGGACCTCGGCTACGGCGTGGGCGTCGCCTACGGCTACGCGACGCTCGGCACCATCGGCTTCGAGGGGCGGTACGACTACACCGCCGTCGGCACGGTCGTGAACCTCGCCGCCCGCCTCTGCGGCGAGGCCGCCGCGGGCGAGGTGCTCGTCGACGAGCGGACGTTCGACGCGGTCCGCGAACGCGTGTCCGCCGAACGACTCGCGCTCGACGTGAAGGGCTACGACCTGCCGGTCACGGCGTACCGCGTGCGGGTCTGA
- a CDS encoding GNAT family protein, protein MTQPLGEEVPGWDGARRPSRVTLTGRYASVVPLDAAAHAHELYECSRDPAVWTYLSYGPWSAEDNYRRALEQQQEQEDPLFFTVLVDGTPRGVVSYLRIEERMGSIEIGHIWYAPAIQRSPATTEVTYLLARHAFEDLGYRRFEWKCHALNARSRAAAERFGFTYEGTHRQAMVVKGRNRDTAWFSILDKEWPAVRAEFERWLDPANFDADGVQRSRLNASSASTNAWSGSSRS, encoded by the coding sequence GTGACGCAACCGCTGGGCGAGGAGGTCCCGGGGTGGGACGGTGCGCGCCGGCCGTCCCGGGTGACGCTGACCGGGCGGTACGCGAGCGTCGTGCCGCTCGACGCCGCCGCCCACGCGCACGAGCTCTACGAGTGCTCGCGCGACCCCGCCGTCTGGACCTACCTCTCCTACGGCCCCTGGTCGGCGGAGGACAACTACCGGCGCGCGCTGGAGCAGCAGCAGGAGCAGGAGGACCCGCTCTTCTTCACCGTGCTGGTCGACGGCACGCCGCGCGGCGTCGTGTCGTACCTGCGCATCGAGGAGCGGATGGGCTCGATCGAGATCGGCCACATCTGGTACGCGCCCGCCATCCAGCGCTCCCCCGCCACCACGGAGGTGACGTACCTGCTGGCGCGGCACGCGTTCGAGGACCTCGGCTACCGGCGGTTCGAGTGGAAGTGCCACGCGCTCAACGCCCGCTCCCGCGCCGCCGCCGAACGCTTCGGCTTCACCTACGAGGGCACCCACCGGCAGGCGATGGTCGTGAAGGGCCGCAACCGCGACACCGCGTGGTTCTCCATCCTGGACAAGGAGTGGCCGGCTGTCCGCGCGGAGTTCGAGCGGTGGCTGGACCCGGCCAACTTCGACGCGGACGGCGTTCAGCGCAGCCGGTTGAACGCCTCCTCCGCGTCCACGAACGCGTGGAGCGGGTCCAGCAGGTCCTGA
- a CDS encoding alpha/beta hydrolase: MPAESDVLVPGPWTHRDLSANGTRFHVAEAGSGPLVLLLHGFPQFWWAWRHQLAGLADVGLRAVAPDLRGYGASDKPPRGYDAYTLAADVAGMVRALGEQRAILVGHDWGAAIAWTVAALHPEVVERLVVLSTAHPLRHREAAVADPRGQLRASAYMLGAQTPWLAERRLLDDGAARVGTLLREWGGPGWPSADETTVYREAMRIPGVAHSSLEYYRWWVRSLVRPTGYRFFKRLQRPVTAPTLQLHGALDACVLPRTALGSGRYVEARYEWRLVGGAGHFLPEEAPDVVTGEVARWAK; this comes from the coding sequence ATGCCGGCCGAGAGCGACGTCCTCGTCCCCGGTCCCTGGACGCACCGCGACCTCTCCGCCAACGGCACCCGCTTCCACGTGGCCGAGGCCGGGAGCGGGCCGTTGGTGCTGCTGCTGCACGGGTTCCCGCAGTTCTGGTGGGCGTGGCGGCACCAGCTCGCCGGGCTCGCCGACGTCGGGCTGCGCGCCGTCGCGCCGGACCTGCGCGGCTACGGCGCCTCCGACAAGCCGCCCCGCGGCTACGACGCGTACACCCTCGCCGCCGACGTCGCCGGCATGGTGCGCGCGCTCGGCGAGCAGCGGGCCATCCTTGTCGGCCACGACTGGGGCGCCGCGATCGCCTGGACCGTGGCGGCGTTGCACCCCGAGGTCGTGGAGCGGCTGGTCGTCCTGTCCACCGCTCACCCGCTGCGGCACCGCGAGGCGGCCGTCGCCGACCCGCGCGGGCAGCTCCGCGCGAGCGCGTACATGCTCGGCGCGCAGACCCCCTGGCTGGCCGAACGCCGCCTGCTCGACGACGGCGCCGCCCGCGTCGGCACGCTGCTGCGCGAGTGGGGCGGGCCGGGCTGGCCGAGCGCCGACGAGACGACCGTGTACCGCGAGGCGATGCGCATCCCCGGCGTCGCCCACTCCTCGCTCGAGTACTACCGCTGGTGGGTGCGCTCGCTCGTCCGGCCGACCGGCTACCGGTTCTTCAAGCGGCTGCAACGCCCCGTCACCGCGCCGACGTTGCAGCTCCACGGCGCGCTCGACGCGTGCGTGCTGCCGCGGACCGCGCTCGGCTCCGGGCGGTACGTCGAGGCGCGGTACGAGTGGCGGCTGGTCGGCGGCGCAGGGCACTTCCTGCCCGAGGAGGCGCCGGACGTCGTGACCGGGGAGGTGGCCCGGTGGGCGAAGTGA
- a CDS encoding DUF309 domain-containing protein, whose product MGEVSRDRDPDGRPENARPRDATGRLLPRGSGASWRERLAAKDALRALPPREAVAEAERLVLDGQPFYAHEVLEGPWHLAAEPERAFWQGLAQVAVGLTHVQRGNAVGAVSLLRSGAEKVAGYPDGTHGVATSRVAAAARALAERVETEGVAALTPADLAVPYT is encoded by the coding sequence GTGGGCGAAGTGAGCCGCGACCGCGACCCCGACGGGCGCCCGGAGAACGCCCGCCCCCGCGACGCCACCGGCCGCCTGCTGCCGCGCGGCTCCGGCGCCTCCTGGCGCGAACGCCTCGCCGCCAAGGACGCGCTCCGGGCGCTGCCGCCGCGCGAGGCGGTGGCCGAGGCGGAGCGCCTCGTGCTGGACGGCCAGCCGTTCTACGCGCACGAGGTGCTGGAAGGGCCGTGGCACCTGGCGGCCGAGCCGGAGCGGGCGTTCTGGCAGGGGCTCGCCCAGGTCGCCGTGGGCCTCACGCACGTCCAGCGCGGCAACGCCGTCGGCGCGGTGTCGCTGCTGCGCAGCGGCGCGGAGAAGGTCGCCGGGTACCCCGACGGCACGCACGGCGTCGCCACGTCCCGCGTCGCCGCCGCCGCCCGCGCGCTCGCCGAGCGGGTGGAGACCGAGGGCGTCGCCGCCCTCACGCCCGCCGACCTCGCGGTCCCCTACACCTGA
- a CDS encoding HAD-IB family hydrolase yields MGGGAAFFDLDKTVIARSSTLAFGKPFYQGGLVNRRAVLKSTYAQFVYLIAGADADDMDRMRDYLKTLCTGWDVAQVRAIVDETLHDLIDPLVYDEAVSLIEEHKAAGRRVVIVSSSGEEVVAPIGEMVGADEVVATRMVVADGKYTGEIGFYAYGPHKADAIRALAAEHGWDLADCYAYSDSATDLPMLEAVGHPVAVNPDKALRRIAAERGWPVREFRRPVSLASRLGNVPRPTRPMLATAAVGVGAAAVGWHLLQRARRVPRQPPD; encoded by the coding sequence ATGGGCGGCGGCGCGGCGTTCTTCGACCTGGACAAGACGGTGATCGCCCGGTCCAGCACGCTCGCGTTCGGCAAGCCGTTCTACCAGGGCGGCCTGGTCAACCGGCGGGCGGTGCTCAAGAGCACCTACGCGCAGTTCGTCTACCTGATCGCCGGCGCGGACGCCGACGACATGGACCGGATGCGCGACTACCTCAAGACGCTGTGCACCGGCTGGGACGTGGCGCAGGTGCGCGCGATCGTGGACGAGACGCTGCACGACCTGATCGACCCGCTCGTCTACGACGAGGCGGTGTCGCTGATCGAGGAGCACAAGGCGGCCGGGCGGCGCGTCGTCATCGTCAGCAGCAGCGGCGAGGAGGTCGTCGCCCCGATCGGCGAGATGGTCGGCGCCGACGAGGTCGTGGCGACGCGGATGGTCGTGGCGGACGGGAAGTACACGGGCGAGATCGGGTTCTACGCGTACGGCCCGCACAAGGCGGACGCGATCCGCGCGCTGGCCGCCGAGCACGGCTGGGACCTCGCCGACTGCTACGCCTACAGCGACTCGGCCACCGACCTGCCGATGCTGGAGGCCGTCGGGCACCCGGTCGCGGTCAACCCGGACAAGGCGCTGCGCCGGATCGCGGCCGAACGCGGCTGGCCGGTGCGGGAGTTCCGCCGCCCGGTGTCCCTCGCCAGCCGGCTCGGCAACGTCCCCCGCCCGACCCGCCCGATGCTCGCCACGGCGGCCGTCGGCGTGGGGGCCGCGGCGGTCGGCTGGCACCTGCTGCAACGCGCACGGAGAGTGCCCCGGCAGCCACCCGATTGA
- a CDS encoding DUF3618 domain-containing protein: protein MGASPEQLEREIERTRAELAQTIGAIEEKVSPARIKARLSPARFASEHKPMLAALGGGIAALMTLLVVRKARSHR from the coding sequence GTGGGCGCGTCACCCGAGCAGCTAGAGCGCGAGATCGAGCGGACCCGCGCCGAGCTCGCGCAGACGATCGGCGCGATCGAGGAGAAGGTGAGCCCGGCACGGATCAAGGCGCGGCTCTCGCCCGCGCGGTTCGCGAGCGAGCACAAGCCGATGCTGGCGGCGCTCGGCGGGGGCATCGCGGCGTTGATGACGCTGCTCGTCGTACGCAAGGCGCGCTCGCACCGGTAG
- a CDS encoding oxidoreductase yields MTDPLAPLLGLPGVAEAAEAARREVDRLLTHSSMRKHGTSVAVEAGLRCARASAALEGHDVPLAALRAEVPDDPVVRGALRVAAELRPLVETWEHAPAQALARMHTLAASGLAEGDELGRPRAGAEVAARIATLVDVLGRTTVPAVVVAGVVHGELLGLAPFAHANGVVARAAARVVLVARGLDPRAVSAPDVGCARDPDAYTRAAAAFAGGDVSAFLVLWCEAVAHGAVEGIAIGEALLRGEG; encoded by the coding sequence GTGACCGACCCGCTCGCGCCGCTGCTCGGCCTCCCCGGTGTCGCCGAGGCGGCCGAGGCCGCGCGGCGCGAGGTGGACCGGCTGCTCACCCACTCCTCGATGCGCAAGCACGGCACGTCGGTCGCCGTCGAGGCGGGGCTGCGCTGCGCCCGCGCGAGCGCGGCGCTGGAGGGGCACGACGTGCCGCTGGCGGCGTTGCGCGCGGAGGTCCCCGACGACCCGGTCGTGCGCGGGGCGCTGCGGGTCGCGGCGGAGCTGCGGCCGCTGGTCGAGACGTGGGAGCACGCGCCCGCGCAGGCCCTGGCGCGGATGCACACGCTCGCCGCGTCCGGGCTGGCGGAGGGCGACGAGCTGGGCCGGCCGCGCGCCGGCGCCGAGGTGGCGGCGCGGATCGCGACGCTCGTCGACGTGCTCGGCCGGACGACCGTGCCCGCCGTCGTCGTCGCCGGCGTCGTGCACGGGGAGCTGCTGGGGCTGGCGCCGTTCGCGCACGCCAACGGCGTCGTCGCCCGCGCCGCCGCGCGCGTCGTCCTGGTCGCGCGCGGCCTCGACCCGCGCGCGGTCAGCGCGCCGGACGTCGGCTGCGCGCGCGACCCGGACGCGTACACGCGCGCGGCGGCGGCGTTCGCGGGCGGCGACGTGTCGGCGTTCCTCGTGCTCTGGTGCGAGGCCGTCGCGCACGGCGCGGTGGAGGGCATCGCGATCGGGGAGGCGTTGCTGCGGGGGGAGGGGTGA
- a CDS encoding phage holin family protein — MAYLDVTDQATAARTTDPSLGELVGQATKELSTLVRKEIELAKAELSTEIGKAGKGAGMFGGAGVMAMYALTFLSLAAMFGLGAVMPLGWAALIVGAVYVVAAAMLALTGKKAFTSFSPKPERTIKTLKEDAQWARHPSS; from the coding sequence ATGGCGTACCTCGACGTGACCGACCAGGCGACGGCCGCACGGACCACCGACCCCTCCCTCGGCGAGCTGGTCGGGCAGGCGACGAAGGAGCTCTCCACGCTCGTCCGCAAGGAGATCGAGCTGGCGAAGGCCGAGCTCTCCACCGAGATCGGCAAGGCCGGGAAGGGCGCCGGGATGTTCGGCGGCGCGGGCGTCATGGCGATGTACGCGCTGACGTTCCTCTCGCTCGCCGCGATGTTCGGCCTCGGCGCGGTCATGCCGCTCGGCTGGGCGGCGCTGATCGTCGGCGCGGTCTACGTCGTCGCGGCGGCCATGCTCGCGCTCACCGGCAAGAAGGCGTTCACCAGCTTCTCCCCCAAGCCCGAGCGCACGATCAAGACCCTGAAGGAGGACGCCCAGTGGGCGCGTCACCCGAGCAGCTAG